A genomic segment from Gossypium hirsutum isolate 1008001.06 chromosome D04, Gossypium_hirsutum_v2.1, whole genome shotgun sequence encodes:
- the LOC107886333 gene encoding polyadenylate-binding protein-interacting protein 5 has translation MKPEVSSLNPCAASYIPLTKRKGSIAKDIKAGNESAWFDPSSRSNASLESAIPGIGNHLVALKSDPGHGSLMQNQGEMSGEQIMDEEFDMDLEYLRMMFPGLSNDSVLDVYMANNGDLEATIDMLNQLEMYTVESSDTLPDTLDIGDISEFISSANCGTLKLKNVAGETGASSSGSTESAVTS, from the exons ATGAAGCCAGAGGTTTCTTCGTTGAATCCCTGTGCAGCATCATACATACCACTTACCAAAAGGAAGGGTTCCATAGCTAAAGATATTAAGGCTGGAAATGAGTCTGCTTGGTTTGATCCTTCCTCACGTAGCAATGCTTCACTTGAATCTGCAATCCCTGGCATTGGAAACCACCTGGTTGCACTGAAAAGCGACCCTGGTCATGGTTCTTTGATGCAAAATCAGGGTGAAATGAGTGGCGAGCAGATTATGGATGAGGAATTCGACATGGATTTGGAGTATCTTCGCATGATGTTCCCCGGTTTGTCCAATGACTCTGTTCTGGATGTCTACATGGCTAATAATGGAGACTTAGAAGCCACTATTGACATGCTGAACCAACTTGAG ATGTACACTGTTGAGTCCTCTGACACTCTTCCCGACACATTGGATATCGGTGATATCTCTGAATTTATCTCTTCAGCAAACTGTGGTACTCTTAAACTGAAGAATGTGGCAGGTGAAACCGGCGCGTCTTCATCAGGCTCTACAGAATCAGCTGTTACCTCCTGA